In Syntrophorhabdus sp., one DNA window encodes the following:
- a CDS encoding DctP family TRAP transporter solute-binding subunit has protein sequence MVVAAFFLFLQVSASAKIIVKYGHVGPPIHPQHHGALAFAKYVTEKTKGEIEVQVFPLGQLGGERSMTEQVQAGTLHMTAVTSGVLANFVPEVGIIELPFIYPDRKTAYRVLDDKDIQQRIAKFCEPKGFVFIGYTENEFRDMTNSKHPIKKPQDLQGLKIRVVEGPVFIDTFKTLGANPTPLPFPEIYNALQQKVIDGQDNPLYTSVLMKFTEVNKFATVTNHILTECPVVVNAKFWKSLTPEQQKIFREAAAVQIKTNREGNARGSADAIQKAKAQKVDVYVLTAKDREVFRKAVQPVYDKYKGIYGNEWYDFFVKKIDSYSKKK, from the coding sequence ATGGTCGTTGCGGCGTTTTTCCTGTTTCTGCAGGTCAGCGCGTCCGCCAAGATAATCGTGAAATACGGGCATGTCGGTCCTCCCATCCACCCGCAGCACCACGGGGCCCTGGCTTTTGCCAAGTATGTGACGGAGAAGACAAAGGGGGAGATCGAGGTCCAGGTGTTCCCGCTGGGTCAGCTCGGTGGTGAGCGTTCAATGACGGAGCAGGTCCAGGCCGGCACCCTCCACATGACGGCGGTGACGTCAGGGGTGCTCGCGAACTTCGTTCCCGAGGTCGGTATCATCGAACTGCCTTTCATCTACCCTGACAGGAAGACGGCGTACAGGGTCCTCGATGACAAGGATATCCAGCAGCGCATCGCGAAGTTCTGCGAGCCGAAGGGATTTGTCTTCATAGGTTACACCGAGAACGAGTTCAGAGATATGACCAACTCGAAGCACCCGATCAAGAAACCTCAGGACCTGCAGGGTCTGAAGATACGGGTCGTCGAAGGCCCGGTGTTCATCGACACTTTCAAAACACTGGGAGCCAACCCCACACCGCTGCCCTTTCCGGAGATCTACAACGCCCTTCAGCAGAAGGTCATAGACGGCCAGGACAACCCCCTCTACACATCCGTCCTCATGAAATTCACAGAGGTCAACAAGTTTGCCACCGTCACGAACCACATTCTCACGGAGTGTCCCGTCGTGGTGAACGCCAAGTTCTGGAAATCCCTGACGCCGGAACAGCAGAAGATATTCAGGGAAGCCGCCGCGGTACAGATCAAGACCAACAGGGAAGGCAACGCCAGGGGCAGCGCCGACGCCATCCAGAAGGCCAAGGCCCAGAAGGTGGATGTCTACGTCCTCACCGCGAAGGACAGGGAGGTCTTCAGGAAAGCGGTGCAGCCCGTATATGATAAGTACAAGGGCATATACGGCAATGAATGGTACGATTTCTTCGTGAAGAAGATCGATTCTTACTCGAAGAAGAAATAG
- a CDS encoding TRAP transporter small permease — translation MTDLIKKLNKFEEGVAAFSLLGIALLTFVETALRYTANYTFTWFGEVANYTMIFCTYLAASIGIKYGTHFSMEAITEYAPDKVSHLLKTVAYFLSGVVTILFIWYGTKHLITLKGFGVKSSAMQIPMYLPYIPIPLFALTMTFRFFALSLRHFRDFLEGKPFERVRRK, via the coding sequence ATGACTGACCTTATAAAGAAACTCAACAAGTTCGAGGAAGGCGTCGCCGCCTTTTCACTCCTCGGGATAGCCCTTCTCACGTTCGTTGAGACGGCCCTGCGCTACACCGCCAACTACACCTTCACGTGGTTCGGCGAGGTGGCGAACTACACGATGATCTTCTGCACTTACCTTGCAGCGTCCATCGGAATCAAGTACGGGACCCACTTTTCCATGGAGGCGATAACGGAATACGCCCCCGACAAGGTGAGCCATCTTCTGAAGACGGTCGCCTACTTCCTGTCGGGAGTCGTGACGATCCTTTTCATCTGGTATGGCACGAAGCATCTCATAACGCTGAAAGGTTTCGGGGTCAAGAGTTCGGCGATGCAGATACCCATGTATCTTCCCTACATACCGATCCCCCTTTTCGCCCTGACCATGACCTTTCGCTTTTTCGCGCTTTCCCTGAGGCATTTCCGGGACTTCCTGGAGGGTAAGCCCTTCGAGAGGGTGAGGAGGAAATAG
- a CDS encoding TRAP transporter large permease subunit: MNLALVLICFFALLALSTPIAIVLVATTAVYIIFVAQTPLTSLIQQLFNGLDNFVLLGVPFFILAGNIMAEGAISTRLVNVMKLCVGRFTGGLAMASILACMFFAAISGSSPATVIAIGSIMMPALIKEGYGERFSMGLLTSSGSLGILIPPSIPMILYALVMNVSVAEIFMAGFLPGVFIGLCLMGYSYYQSGKNNWRQKETYTLREALKILKDGIWALLLPVLVLGGIYGGIFTPTEAAAVSVVYALVIELCVYRELKIGHLFSICRDSAVLSGCLLFILSCAMTFIWLLTVEQIPQKLAEIIVTNIESKWLFLLAINGALLIIGALMDIVTAIIIISPILGETLTKYNIDLVHYGIIMIINVECGFLTPPFGLNLFVSMAIMKRSLVDVGKAILPFILLFLSCLLVITYVPWIATFLPKLFLGK; the protein is encoded by the coding sequence ATGAACCTGGCCCTCGTCCTCATCTGCTTCTTCGCGCTTCTTGCCTTGAGCACTCCCATTGCCATCGTCCTCGTGGCGACGACGGCGGTCTACATCATCTTCGTCGCCCAGACGCCGCTCACCTCACTTATCCAGCAACTCTTCAACGGGCTCGACAATTTCGTGCTCCTCGGTGTTCCCTTTTTCATCCTCGCCGGGAACATCATGGCTGAGGGCGCCATCTCGACGAGGCTCGTGAACGTGATGAAGCTCTGTGTCGGCCGGTTCACCGGCGGGCTTGCCATGGCCTCTATCCTGGCCTGCATGTTCTTCGCGGCGATCTCCGGTTCGTCGCCGGCCACCGTCATCGCCATCGGAAGCATCATGATGCCGGCCCTCATCAAGGAAGGGTACGGGGAACGGTTTTCGATGGGTCTCCTGACATCATCCGGCTCGCTCGGGATCCTCATACCCCCGAGCATTCCCATGATCCTCTATGCCCTCGTGATGAATGTGTCCGTGGCCGAGATCTTCATGGCGGGATTCCTGCCGGGGGTGTTCATCGGTTTGTGCCTCATGGGGTATTCCTACTATCAATCGGGGAAGAACAACTGGAGGCAGAAGGAGACCTACACGCTGCGGGAGGCCCTGAAGATCCTGAAGGACGGGATATGGGCGCTCCTCCTGCCGGTCCTCGTCCTCGGCGGCATCTACGGGGGCATCTTCACTCCCACGGAGGCCGCGGCGGTGTCCGTGGTCTATGCCCTCGTCATCGAGCTTTGTGTCTACCGGGAGCTCAAGATCGGTCACCTCTTTTCCATCTGCAGGGATTCGGCCGTCCTATCGGGATGTCTCCTGTTCATTCTTTCCTGCGCCATGACCTTTATCTGGCTTTTGACCGTCGAGCAGATACCGCAGAAGCTTGCGGAGATCATCGTTACCAACATAGAGAGCAAATGGCTCTTTCTCCTCGCCATAAACGGCGCTCTTCTCATAATCGGCGCGCTGATGGACATCGTTACCGCGATCATCATCATATCGCCCATCCTCGGCGAGACCCTCACAAAGTACAACATCGACCTCGTCCACTACGGGATCATCATGATCATAAACGTGGAATGCGGTTTCCTGACCCCGCCTTTCGGCCTCAACCTCTTCGTCTCGATGGCGATCATGAAACGCTCCCTCGTCGACGTAGGCAAGGCCATCCTGCCTTTCATCCTCCTCTTCCTGAGCTGTCTTCTGGTGATAACCTATGTGCCCTGGATAGCGACGTTCCTGCCAAAGCTTTTTCTGGGGAAGTGA